From one Rosa rugosa chromosome 4, drRosRugo1.1, whole genome shotgun sequence genomic stretch:
- the LOC133744568 gene encoding putative receptor protein kinase ZmPK1 — translation MEVPKFFLLLLFAATFAQSQERLQGMPRLRKGNSLKVEEETNVLVSPDGTFSSGFYKVGANASCYSIWFTNSANKTIVWMANRDKPVSKRGSKLTLHGSGNLVLTDALGTLVWSTNTISNEDMEVVLLDTGNLVLRNQAKRVIWQSFDSPTDTLLPTQPLTKNTTLVSMRSQGTYLSGFYNFKFDDNNVLFLIYNGPQLSSVYWPRIIPSVFESGRNPYNSSRVASLDVAGQFISSDNMQFNASDYGVGPKRRLTVDYDGILRLYSLHESTGLWKLSWLPDGVDACRVQGLCGEYGICTYKPQPTCTCPSGFSLNDPSDWSKGCSPPFNLTQLTQDTSKLDFLELPYTDYYGYDMATYTRGISFEACRNSCLMHSSCLGFGYALDGIGECYPKSLLLNGYRMSNVKSIIHVKIPKGYLNPGAVQSRLEAHDSNCSAAQFVVSTDLETEKGNGNQYMKYLIGFLSSFGLIEAISISLTWWFVFRKQARDEMMNMGYMALAINAVGFKSFTYAELKKATNDFKQEIGKGGFGRVYKGILDGDRVVAVKRLEGIVQGDAEFWAEVSVIGNINHRNLVKLWGFCAENEHKLLVYEYLENGSLDKLLFSDVELGLEQRYNIALGTAKGLSYLHEECLEWVLHCDVKPQNILLDDHLEPKVADFGMSKLFKVNIEDAGIGFSRVRGTRGYMAPEWMVNLKIDAKADVYSYGIVLLELLSGKSASILLSAFAQEYTEHNQLVQCVTEKIRVEGLKEVIDPRLYHNFNKKKLERLMKVALLCVQEDRSARPAMSKVVELLLENDEGRVDDEELKII, via the coding sequence ATGGAAGTTCCCAAGTTTTTCCTCCTTTTGCTATTTGCAGCAACATTTGCTCAGAGTCAAGAACGGTTACAAGGGATGCCAAGATTAAGGAAAGGGAACTCCTTGAAAGTTGAGGAGGAGACCAACGTCTTGGTTTCACCAGATGGAACTTTTTCTAGTGGATTTTACAAAGTTGGTGCCAATGCCTCCTGTTATTCAATATGGTTCACCAATAGTGCCAATAAAACAATTGTCTGGATGGCTAACAGAGACAAGCCTgtgagcaaaagaggctcaaaGCTAACCCTCCATGGAAGTGGCAACCTGGTTTTGACAGATGCACTTGGTACACTCGTGTGGTCGACCAACACAATCTCTAATGAAGACATGGAAGTTGTGCTTCTTGACACAGGAAATTTGGTGCTGAGGAATCAAGCAAAGAGGGTAATCTGGCAAAGTTTTGATTCTCCCACAGATACACTTTTACCAACACAGCCACTCACCAAGAACACAACCTTGGTGTCCATGAGAAGCCAAGGTACATACTTATCCGGGTTCTATAACTTCAAATTCGACGATAACAATGTCTTGTTTCTCATCTACAATGGCCCTCAACTTTCTAGTGTTTATTGGCCCCGGATTATTCCAAGTGTTTTTGAAAGTGGTAGAAATCCTTACAACAGCTCTAGGGTGGCAAGTTTAGATGTGGCTGGACAATTTATATCTAGTGACAATATGCAGTTCAATGCATCTGACTACGGGGTTGGTCCAAAGCGGCGTCTAACGGTGGATTATGATGGCATCTTAAGACTGTACAGTCTTCATGAATCGACAGGGTTGTGGAAACTGTCATGGTTGCCTGATGGTGTTGATGCATGCCGGGTTCAGGGCTTGTGCGGTGAATATGGTATTTGCACATACAAACCACAACCTACTTGTACCTGCCCTTCGGGGTTTTCCCTAAACGATCCCTCAGACTGGTCCAAAGGCTGCTCACCACCCTTCAATTTGACTCAACTCACTCAAGATACAAGCAAGCTGGATTTCCTGGAGCTTCCTTACACAGATTACTATGGATATGACATGGCAACCTATACTCGTGGAATCTCTTTTGAAGCATGCAGGAATTCATGTCTAATGCATTCAAGTTGCTTGGGATTCGGATATGCGCTGGATGGGATCGGAGAATGTTATCCCAAGAGTCTTCTGCTTAATGGATATCGTATGTCGAATGTTAAGAGCATCATCCATGTAAAGATTCCAAAAGGTTATCTGAACCCTGGTGCAGTCCAAAGTAGACTAGAAGCACATGATTCGAACTGTTCAGCGGCACAATTTGTTGTAAGTACTGATCTCGAAACAGAAAAGGGCAATGGAAACCAGTACATGAAATACCTCATTGGATTTTTGAGTTCCTTTGGGCTAATTGAAGCAATCAGCATCAGTTTGACATGGTGGTTTGTGTTCCGAAAGCAAGCTCGTGATGAAATGATGAACATGGGGTATATGGCATTAGCCATAAATGCTGTGGGATTCAAAAGTTTCACCTATGCAGAACTAAAGAAAGCAACCAATGACTTCAAACAGGAGATAGGAAAAGGGGGGTTCGGCAGAGTCTATAAAGGGATTCTGGATGGTGACAGAGTTGTAGCTGTGAAGAGACTAGAAGGCATTGTACAAGGAGATGCAGAGTTTTGGGCAGAGGTTAGTGTCATAGGGAATATCAACCACAGGAACTTGGTTAAGCTTTGGGGTTTCTGTGCTGAGAATGAACATAAGCTGTTGGTATATGAGTATCTGGAGAATGGATCCTTGGATAAACTCTTGTTTTCTGATGTTGAATTAGGATTGGAGCAGAGATACAATATTGCATTAGGCACTGCAAAGGGTTTGTCATATCTACATGAGGAGTGTCTGGAATGGGTACTCCACTGTGATGTAAAGCCTCAAAATATACTGTTAGATGACCATCTTGAACCTAAGGTGGCAGATTTTGGCATGTCAAAGTTATTCAAAGTCAACATTGAAGATGCAGGCATTGGATTTTCGAGAGTTCGAGGCACCAGAGGTTATATGGCTCCAGAGTGGATGGTGAACCTTAAAATTGATGCAAAGGCAGATGTCTACAGCTATGGGATTGTTTTGTTGGAGCTACTGAGTGGAAAGAGTGCATCTATTCTACTTTCAGCTTTTGCACAAGAGTACACTGAGCACAACCAACTGGTACAATGTGTGACTGAAAAGATCAGAGTCGAAGGGCTTAAGGAAGTGATTGATCCTAGACTCTATCATAATTTCAACAAGAAGAAGCTCGAAAGATTGATGAAGGTTGCTCTTCTGTGTGTGCAAGAAGACCGCAGTGCAAGACCTGCCATGAGCAAGGTTGTAGAGCTTCTACTTGAGAATGATGAGGGAAGAGTAGATGATGAAGAATTGAAGATCATATGA
- the LOC133744569 gene encoding putative receptor protein kinase ZmPK1, which yields MEVPKFILLLLFAATFAWSRAQLEGLPSLKQGNSLKVEEESNFLVSPNGTFSSGFYKVGANASCYSIWFTNSADKTVVWMANRDKPVSERRSKLTLHGNGNLVLTDALGSVVWSTNTISKEVMELQLLETGNLVLRNQDDRIIWQSFDSPTDTLLPSQPLTKNTTLVSMRSQGTYLSGFYNFKFDDNSILFLIYNGPLLSSVYWPQIVSTVFESGRNPYNSSRVAILDEAGQFISSDNMQFYASDYGVGPKRRLTMDYDGILRLYSLDESAGNWKLSWLPDGVDACLVQGLCGEYGICTYKPLPTCTCPSGFSLNDPSDWSKGCSPPFNLTQDTSKLDFLELPYTDYYGYDLETYQLGISFEACRNSCLVDSRCLGFGYALDGLGQCFPKSLLLNGYRMSNVKSILHVKIPKDFLTPGAVQSKLEAHDLSCSTAQFFVSSDLETEKGNGNQYMKYLIGFVSSFAIIEAICIGLAWWYVFRKQAHEELVNMGYMTLAINDVGFKHFTYAELKKATNDFKQEIGKGGFGTVYKGVLDGERFVAVKRLEGILQGDAEFWAEVSVIGNINHMNLVKLYGFCADNNHKLLVYEYLENGSLDKLLFSDVELGLEKRYKIALGTAKGLSYLHEECLEWVLHCDVKPQNILLDDHLEPKVADFGMSKLFKDINDEGIGFSRVRGTRGYMAPEWMVNLKIDAKADVYSYGIVLLELLTGKSASILLSAFAQEYIEHNQLVQCVTEKIRVEGIKEVIDPRLHHDFNKKKLERLMKVALLCVQEDRSARPAMSKVVELLLE from the coding sequence ATGGAAGTTCCCAAGTTTATTCTTCTTTTGCTATTTGCAGCAACCTTTGCTTGGAGTCGAGCACAGTTAGAAGGGCTGCCAAGCTTAAAGCAAGGGAACTCCTTGAAAGTTGAGGAAGAGAGCAACTTCTTGGTTTCACCAAATGGAACCTTTTCGAGCGGATTTTACAAAGTTGGCGCCAATGCCTCCTGTTATTCAATATGGTTCACAAATAGTGCCGACAAAACAGTTGTCTGGATGGCTAATCGAGATAAGCCTGTCAGCGAAAGACGCTCGAAGCTAACCCTCCATGGAAATGGCAACCTGGTTTTGACTGATGCACTAGGTTCAGTTGTGTGGTCAACCAACACAATCTCTAAGGAAGTCATGGAACTTCAGCTTCTTGAAACAGGAAACTTGGTGCTGAGGAACCAAGACGACAGGATCATCTGGCAGAGTTTTGATTCTCCAACGGATACACTTCTACCATCACAGCCACTCACCAAGAACACAACCTTGGTGTCCATGAGAAGCCAAGGTACATACTTATCTGGATTCTATAACTTCAAGTTCGATGATAACAGTATCTTGTTTCTCATCTATAATGGCCCTCTACTTTCTAGTGTTTATTGGCCCCAGATTGTTTCAACTGTTTTTGAAAGTGGTAGAAATCCTTACAACAGCTCTAGAGTGGCAATTTTAGATGAGGCTGGACAATTTATATCTAGTGACAATATGCAGTTCTATGCATCTGACTATGGGGTTGGTCCAAAGCGGCGTTTAACAATGGATTATGATGGCATCTTAAGATTGTACAGTCTTGATGAATCAGCCGGGAATTGGAAACTGTCATGGTTGCCTGATGGTGTCGATGCATGCCTGGTTCAGGGCTTGTGTGGTGAATATGGTATTTGCACATACAAGCCACTACCTACTTGTACTTGCCCTTCAGGGTTTTCCCTAAACGATCCCTCAGACTGGTCCAAAGGCTGCTCACCTCCCTTCAATTTGACCCAAGATACAAGCAAGCTAGACTTCCTGGAGCTCCCTTACACAGATTACTATGGATATGACTTGGAAACCTATCAACTTGGAATTTCTTTTGAAGCATGCAGGAATTCATGCCTAGTGGATTCGAGATGCTTAGGATTCGGATATGCGCTGGATGGATTAGGACAATGTTTCCCTAAGAGTCTTCTGCTTAATGGATACCGTATGTCAAATGTTAAGAGCATCTTGCATGTTAAGATTCCAAAAGATTTTCTGACCCCTGGTGCAGTCCAAAGCAAACTAGAAGCACATGATCTGAGTTGTTCCACAGCTCAGTTTTTTGTAAGTAGTGATCTTGAAACAGAAAAGGGGAATGGAAATCAGTATATGAAATACCTTATTGGATTtgtgagttcctttgcaataatTGAAGCAATCTGCATTGGTTTGGCATGGTGGTATGTGTTCCGAAAACAAGCTCATGAGGAACTGGTGAACATGGGTTACATGACATTAGCCATAAATGATGTAGGATTTAAACATTTCACCTATGCAGAACTAAAGAAAGCAACCAATGACTTCAAACAGGAGATAGGAAAAGGAGGGTTCGGAACAGTCTATAAAGGGGTTCTGGATGGTGAAAGATTTGTAGCTGTGAAGAGATTAGAAGGCATTCTGCAAGGAGATGCCGAATTTTGGGCAGAGGTGAGTGTCATAGGGAATATCAATCATATGAACTTGGTTAAACTATATGGTTTCTGTGCTGATAATAATCATAAGCTATTGGTGTATGAGTACCTGGAGAATGGATCCTTGGATAAACTCTTGTTCTCAGATGTTGAACTTGGATTGGAAAAGCGGTACAAGATTGCATTAGGCACCGCAAAGGGTTTGTCATATCTACATGAGGAGTGCCTTGAATGGGTACTCCACTGTGATGTAAAGCCTCAAAATATACTGTTAGACGACCATCTTGAACCTAAGGTGGCAGATTTTGGCATGTCCAAGTTGTTCAAAGACATTAATGATGAAGGCATTGGATTTTCTAGAGTTCGAGGCACCAGAGGTTATATGGCTCCAGAGTGGATGGTGAATCTGAAAATTGATGCAAAGGCAGATGTCTACAGCTATGGGATTGTTCTGTTGGAGCTACTGACTGGAAAGAGTGCTTCTATTCTGCTTTCAGCTTTTGCACAAGAGTACATTGAACACAACCAACTGGTACAATGTGTGACTGAAAAGATCAGAGTCGAAGGGATTAAGGAAGTGATAGATCCTCGACTTCATCATGATTTCAACAAAAAGAAGCTCGAAAGATTGATGAAGGTTGCTCTTTTGTGTGTACAAGAAGATCGAAGTGCAAGACCTGCCATGAGTAAGGTGGTGGAGCTTCTACTTGAGTAA
- the LOC133741778 gene encoding putative receptor protein kinase ZmPK1 has translation MKYRAFSVSFLCLLCLFATAKTLSSLKRGSSLSVEDDSDFLTSPDKSFTCGFHGVGTNAYWFSIWFTSSKDRTIVWMANRDKPVNGLGSRVYLSRDGSMVLTDVDGAIIWKSSTNSSTSTVAERAELLDSGNLVLKDPSGKILWQSFDFPTDTLLPNQHFRKSNKLISNLGRGDFGTGYFSFYFDNDNVLKLMYDGPDISSLYWPDLDYSVFQNGRNAYNSSRVAVLDELGSFSSSDELQFSAFDMGLRVKRRLSMDYDGNLRLYSLNSSTGLWIITWQAMVELCKVHGICGQNGICIYTPGPKCSCPPGYEVADASNLNLGCKRKFKRTCSKSQEEKFVQIPQVDFYGFDLNFSEAVSIDDCRQLCLGDCRCEAFSYRLNGEGRCYTKSALFNGYKSPDFVGSIYLRMPVSVEAPLLVTRLNALDSCKSTEAQKMGSASMYDNTSKRVRWTYLYWFATAAGAVEILFVLSGWWLLFRRHGARAPIEDGYHVISSQFRMFRYAELKKATKTFKEELGRGASGAVFKGVLDDERVVAVKKLADIYQGEDVFWAEVSIIGKINHMNLVRIWGFCSEDKHRLLVSEFIENGSLDKHLFPPNFLGWQERFKVAIGVAKSLAYLHHECLEWVIHCDVKPENILLDSNFEAKIADFGLAKLTQRGSQSSMFSQIRGTKGYMAPEWALNLPITAKVDVYSYGVVILELVKGIRLSNWAMEDSEEQEAELTRCVRIVKRKIQCGEDSWMEDMLDPRLKGQFSRKQAEKMVEIGISCVEEDRSRRPTMDSVLQDLLECEDESYVHL, from the coding sequence ATGAAGTACAGAGCTTTTTCAGTCTCCTTTCTATGTCTTCTCTGTTTATTTGCAACTGCAAAAACCCTAAGTAGTCTAAAGAGAGGATCTTCTCTTTCAGTGGAGGATGATTCAGATTTCCTAACCTCACCAGACAAGTCTTTCACGTGTGGGTTTCATGGGGTTGGCACAAATGCCTACTGGTTCTCAATTTGGTTCACAAGCTCAAAAGACAGGACCATTGTTTGGATGGCCAACAGGGACAAGCCAGTCAATGGCTTGGGGTCTAGAGTCTATCTGAGCCGAGATGGCTCGATGGTCTTGACTGATGTAGATGGAGCCATCATCTGGAAGAGCAGCACCAACTCGAGTACTAGTACTGTTGCTGAAAGAGCTGAGCTTTTGGATTCTGGCAACCTTGTTCTGAAGGACCCTAGTGGTAAAATTCTATGGCAAAGCTTTGATTTTCCTACTGATACTTTGCTCCCAAACCAACACTTTAGAAAGAGCAATAAGTTGATTTCTAATTTGGGAAGAGGGGATTTTGGTACTGGCtattttagtttctattttgATAATGATAATGTTTTGAAGTTGATGTATGATGGTCCTGATATTTCAAGCTTGTACTGGCCTGACCTTGATTATAGTGTGTTTCAGAATGGTAGAAATGCTTATAATAGTAGTAGAGTTGCTGTTTTAGATGAACTTGGTAGTTTTTCGTCTAGTGATGAACTGCAATTTAGTGCTTTTGACATGGGTTTGAGAGTGAAAAGGAGGTTGTCAATGGATTATGATGGAAATCTAAGACTTTATAGTCTTAATAGCTCAACAGGATTGTGGATAATCACATGGCAAGCGATGGTGGAGCTTTGTAAGGTTCATGGGATATGTGGGCAAAATGGGATTTGTATATATACACCAGGGCCAAAGTGTTCATGTCCTCCTGGCTATGAAGTAGCTGATGCAAGTAACTTAAACTTGGGCTGCAAGCGTAAGTTCAAGCGTACATGCTCGAAGTCCCAAGAAGAGAAATTTGTGCAGATTCCGCAAGTAGATTTCTATGGATTTGATCTCAATTTTAGTGAAGCAGTTTCAATTGATGATTGCAGACAGCTCTGCTTGGGGGATTGCCGGTGTGAGGCATTTAGCTATAGGCTAAATGGGGAAGGGAGGTGTTACACCAAAAGTGCTCTTTTCAATGGGTACAAGTCTCCAGATTTTGTGGGCAGTATATACTTGAGAATGCCTGTGAGTGTGGAAGCACCATTACTAGTCACCAGGCTCAATGCCCTGGATTCATGTAAGAGTACTGAGGCCCAAAAAATGGGTTCTGCTTCAATGTATGACAATACTAGTAAAAGGGTAAGATGGACATATCTGTATTGGTTTGCTACTGCAGCTGGTGCAGTTGAAATTCTCTTCGTACTTTCAGGTTGGTGGTTACTTTTCAGAAGACATGGCGCTAGAGCTCCTATCGAAGATGGATATCATGTGATTTCGAGTCAATTTAGAATGTTTCGGTACGCTGAGCTCAAGAAGGCGACCAAAACATTCAAGGAAGAGCTGGGAAGAGGGGCTTCTGGGGCTGTGTTTAAGGGTGTTCTGGATGATGAGAGAGTGGTTGCTGTGAAGAAATTGGCAGACATTTATCAAGGTGAAGATGTGTTTTGGGCTGAAGTAAGCATAATTGGTAAAATCAATCACATGAACCTAGTGAGAATATGGGGATTCTGTTCAGAAGATAAACACAGACTCCTGGTGTCTGAGTTTATTGAAAATGGATCACTAGACAAGCACTTGTTCCCCCCAAATTTTCTTGGATGGCAAGAAAGGTTTAAAGTTGCAATAGGGGTTGCAAAGAGTTTAGCCTATCTTCACCATGAGTGTCTAGAATGGGTTATACATTGTGATGTGAAGCCTGAAAATATACTCTTAGACAGTAACTTTGAGGCAAAGATTGCAGATTTCGGGCTAGCAAAGTTGACTCAGAGAGGCAGCCAGAGCTCTATGTTCTCTCAAATTCGAGGAACAAAAGGGTATATGGCCCCAGAGTGGGCTCTAAACCTTCCAATCACTGCCAAAGTGGATGTTTACAGTTATGGAGTGGTGATTCTAGAGTTAGTGAAGGGCATTCGACTTTCGAATTGGGCAATGGAGGATAGTGAGGAGCAAGAGGCAGAGCTGACTAGGTGTGTGAGGATAGTGAAAAGGAAGATTCAATGTGGAGAAGATTCATGGATGGAGGATATGTTGGATCCAAGACTAAAAGGGCAGTTCAGCAGGAAACAAGCAGAAAAGATGGTTGAGATTGGTATTTCTTGTGTGGAAGAAGATAGGAGCAGAAGACCAACAATGGATTCAGTATTACAAGATTTGCTAGAATGTGAAGATGAGTCCTATGTGCatctgtaa